CTGATCATGATCAGTTATAATTGTTGGGTCATGATCCATGTGATCGCTATTGCAGGTTATTATTGTCTGATCATGATCATTATCGGGTCATGACCATTATTGTTGTTTATTTCCGTTGTGTGATCAGCCGGATCATGATCGctattgcagttattattgttgaatGGATGAACTCTTTCTTTTACATGTTCACGCCTGTTAAATGATTTTGTAAATATAGTCGAGCCTTTAACACCCTTGGAAGTTGTAAGTACTACCCACTAACCCAccacaaaccatatatatcaaaaTTCTCTAAGTTATATCATGCAGGAAAATGACTGACCCAACTGGTTAAACATCAAAACATACCTTAATGCGTTATTAAACGGTAGATGaatgaagtattgatttctaaTGTTATCGTCATATATGGTAagagcgaaaaaaaaaaaaaaaaagacaaaaagtTCATAATTTTGTGATCTCATTATATCAATAATTCATCCAGCTCTCAATTGTGATTGTTGAAAGTTTGCTTCCCCTAATTACGTAGTATAacgatataaatatgtatatgttctTTAGACTTTTAGGGTCATTCAGTAACATTGCTAGATAATAAAAAAAGATTATTTCTAACAACTGTACTTGTCGTAACGATATAAATACATATCAAATCCAAATTTACATTCACATATAAAAACAACAATTTTCATCAATTAGATCAAATCCTATATCAATTCATGTTGCATTCAATACATACATACACAAATTATTCAAACCCCAACAAAAAATCAAAAACCCTAAAACCCAAAATTACGTCAAGGTCAGATAATCACAAAAAATCAAAAACCCTAAAACCCAAAATTACGTCAAGGTCAAATAATCACAAAAAACTAACCTTTTGAACAACACCCTAAAACCCAAGATATAGAACTGTTGGTTAGAGACTATTCACATATGGAAATCGGGAAAGGTTACTGGTACGTTCCTTTAATTCATATGAAATCGATCCCCAAAACTTTATAAAGTTTTGTGTGTTTCTATAGGATCGATCGAAAAGAGTTTTCTGTTGAATCTATTCGGTccttgattttattattattattattaattattattatctttttttttttttgaacgatcTAAAAGTTTTCAGTTTCACCATTGATTGATATACCAAAAAATTCTTTGAATGAATTAAAATCCCAGTTAATCGTTTGAAGGAggtttttttttttgtatgaaCAAATTGATTGATTCATTTATTGTGGCAGAAATGCAAATCTGTGTGATGGAGCAAAGGATAAAGGAAAAACCAAAATCCCTaaaaaggtattattattagtattagatttGATTATACCTTAATAGAAGTGTACATAGAGCTAGCAATCTTGACCTAAATTATTGGCGGAATTGGCAAAAGCCATTATCTGTTGTTGATATGTAAAAAAATTGAAATTGAGGatgagtaaaataaataaatattgctACTGGGATTTGGAAAAAAAATCGATTATTGACGGAATTGGCAAAAGGCATTATCTGTTGTGATTTAAGTTTAGTTTATTGGTTTATGTAATATGTAATAATGTAATATAGTTAGATAGTAGGTTTCTATACTAATTATTAAATTAACTGTTTTGTTTTTCAGGTTGTACAAAGTATCATAAGTGAGCTTGAATCACATACAAACAGGAGTTAGTTTTGCATCAGCTGCAACAGGGTATGATACTCTTACTGCTGTTATTACTGCTGTTATTATATGTTTCTGATACTTCGAACAGAAAAGGTGAGTGTTTTTCGTAttattcatttcatcattttaatagatttcTCATTTCCATAAACATTCAAATTAAAACTTTCATTTACAAAGTTTTCATTTTTATGGATTTTGTTAAATTTGTGAATAATAATGGTGTAGTGCGTATATTGATGTTGTATATATGGGTGTATGATTATAGATACAGTATTGCAAATACTGGCTTGATGCTTCTGTTAGTACAATTTTACAGGCCAAATTTGAAGAAAGGGAGGAAAGGGCCATCGAAAAGGCTCAACATGAGGTACAGATGGTAAGATATATTTCGTGTAACCATCATTGTATAACATATTCTATTTTTCAAACAGTTCGTACAGTGTAGGATGTCTGCATTCGTACAGTTATTATTGTTGGGTCATGATCCATGAAACACAAAAAATATTAAAAAAGTACATGCAAGTTCCTTGAAAAAATAATTATCCTAAACATGGTGTATGTATTAGTAATGCGTGTAATTGCCTGTCATACCTTAAGAAAGGCAGTGTCTTTCCGTATGGCCCGTCCCAAGATGTCCTTTGCTTTTGTAGTTACATATAAAGGGTTAGCATCCATGTCATTAACAAAATTTTGATCCAAGCCAACATCTCCTTGACCATCTGCAGCAGGTGCATTATAACGATTGTACAAGTTTCCTTTCAGGTCGTATTGTTTAGCAACATTCCTTCCGTACATAACATTCTCCATAATCATCAGATTACGTGTTTCCCTCCTTTCTTTATTCATCACCTGCAACCATTTATTTTATATAGATCTTGCATAATATATAGGATAACTTCAAAAAAGATAAGGTGTGGTCATTTCAACCCGTTAACCTATCAAAAGTTACATAATGCCTATTCATGGCAATTGAGACTCatactctcaaatttgggtcaatCAAGCTTTCGGATCAATGCTCAAAGATCAAATTTGGGTCAATTAGATCAAGTTTTCGGGTCAATGCTCTAAGATCAATAAATAGAAATAGGTCTAATGGATTTTGTGAATGTGTCAAATAGGTCGAGCATAATAAGTTTCGCCAAAAATTTATGAAGAcacatttattatgtatattaataatactttttatgcatatataataaataataataactatattaatgtaGTGTGTGTAAAAAAAAAATGATGTAACCCATATGACCCAATTGACTTGTGACCTTACCTAAATCAATTCAACTTTACCCATTTAGACTTGTTTAAAAAAATTAACCCTTTTGACCTATGACTCATTTCAACCCACAACTATTTTGACCTATTACCCAAATCGACCCAACCTGACCGGTTTGCCAGGCATAATGAAGCCTAACACTATCATCTTTAAGAAAATCCATCCATCCATTCAGTTATAAAAAGAATGaacaaaaaaagaaaagaaaaataaggaACCTGATAAATGCCTAGTATTTTAGCCAGGCATGAATTCTTTCTAGAATTATAGGATTCGTTCAGATATTTGAAATATCTAGAACCAAATTTAATGAACGAAATAAACTCGGTGGTCTGGATTTCTTTAACAATAAACCGGCCATCAAGAGTCTTGGCAAAAAACGCTTTACTTTTCCCCCCTTTCGCGTCCCAATTCTCGCAACGTCTTAAGGAAGCAATAAAGTCTGATTCCGATAAACCACAAAATTGGTCACGAAGATCCAAGAAGTCTTCATGAAATAGAAGACCTACTGAATTTGATGTGCTCAAAGAAATCACTCGATCGGGTTGAGAAGAAGACTCAAAGGAATGAGCATCACATTTCATAGATTCCAACGCACGTGCAATCAGAGTACACACGTTATGTTCATCAGCATTTTCTCCCGTCAGTGATTCTACCATTGAATTGACCTTCCAAGGTGGCAAAGCCACTGAATAATCAACATTAGCTACTGTAGAGGATCTAAGAATTGCAACCTTAGATCCTAATCTGCAAATTTCACAAAATCGTGTTATCAGTCAAATAGTATCTAGGTTTCAAAGACGAGTCAACTAGTTACTTTTAATTACAAATGGCAAGGTCAGCATGGTCAATAGGATAATGTAATAAAGTAATAAATCGGCTacaagggaaactggtagtcaattaAGTATCAAGGTATATGTTTCTACTAAATTACAATTGTGTGGTCCATACTTGAAACTCCAATTGCTTACAGTAAAACCTGCAACATTAGAAGAGTGTTGTTTCAACCCACACAATTTACCACCTCAAATTTAACAATGATAACTTTTTTTCATATCCTTACTTATGACAACAACCAACAATCCACACACCTTATTTGGCCTGTTTCGCATTTAGGTAAAGCGAGGATTATGAATCTTCGCGCTTTGGTCCGGATTTAAATGGAATATAACTAGTTGACATAGTAAAGTAACATTATTGTTGTAGCAAAATATTTACATCTACAGTAACATAAAGAAAAAATAACGATAATACATAACAATAACATAACAGTTGAGATAATGTTACAACCTTACTTATTGTTTCAATATCAATAACATAACAGTTGGGATAATGTTACAACCTTACTTAttgtttcaatattattgaaggttACTAAACATAAATCTTATAAACAGTAAGGTTCCtatagataataaaataataaaatacaattccaTACAAACTCAAGGTATTTACAATATCAGTATAAATAAATGAATATTTACAAAAACCGGTATAATAAAAAAGGGTACCACGTGGCTTGAACTTGCACCGGTAGTCGAAAGAACTTTTGACAGTATGATTTTGCCAGCTAGTCCAGAAATATACagtgtatataataaatataacgacaaCAGAACAGGATCAACACAAGTATATATGATATGGACTAGATAAGAGTAATACTctgtactacttaataataatataattacagATAACATAACATGAATACGAATTAAACCTTTCACAAGTAATTAAACAGCAGCTCAAAAACAGACATACTGTAATAAGTAGGGGTTTGAAGGGAATACCCAAAAAAGTAGACCAAGTAGTTGGAGGAATGGTCACAAACACCAGAACCAGATAATGGTACTTGCCATGATGACTGGTTTGAGAATCCCAGTTCTAGAAACTTCCCAAATGATAAACTGCGTGCAGTATCTGAAAGTGATACACGTTTGCTAAACTTTAAACTTCCGGTTACACATTGGTCACAACCAGTCCACATCCAAAGATTTCCTTCATCTTGACCGGGCAATAGCATTTCTGGATGAAGACTCTTTACTTGAATTGTGATTTCCTTATTGTGATGTCTATAGCAATAAAGATGAGTTTCGGGTCCTTCATTACAGCTTCCACACGCAACCACGTTCTGCGTATATATAAGATCACAACTCATAACTTTTAGTGCCAATTAATTACAAGTTCATCAAGCAAGCATGCATAGCATCATAATGACACATGTGTTTGAAAATGGCTGGTCAGAGATATATGTAGATAATACCTACTGTCCAAAACATCAATATCAAGCTAATAAAGTTCAAACCCACCCTCCTAATTGAATGAAAGGACAAATGCTCAAACACTTATATAACATGTTCTAGCTTtctgacttgtttaattattatgaAAGAAAACAAGGCTAAAAATAAAAAAGATGATGTTTGTGACTTCGGTGGGTGGTAGGCACAACTCAGTCAGTCTGATCGGCTTAAACCATGCGACAAACCACCTATTAGCTAAGCTTGTGACCGAGCCTACTATTTTTTTCTACTACTTAAAAAGTAATTGAGCAGGAAGAAACTTCTAATGAGTAATAACATGAAATGTATTAAGAAGGTGAGCTAAAACAAAGATACAAACAATAGCATAGCATTATATTATATTACAAGATAAAAAACAAAGATCATATCAAAGTAATGAAATAACCTGATGGAGTAAGTTATCCTTCAAAAAAATTCCAAGTGGAACATCAGAACGGCTATAGAATTTGATGCGGGAAATACTTTGTTGACAAGTTTTCCGTTTAATCACGTTAAATCTTGAGCTTAACACTAATAAAGTTTGAGTATCCAAAATCTCTTTGAGAACAAGTGGGTCGTATGACTCAATTTCATTGGGGGCAGCTGTAGCAGAGGTGGTTGCAACTTGATGATTAATATAGAAAGGAATTTCACATCTTAAATGATATGCAAGCATGGTTGCATACTCGAGAGCACATTTAACTCTCTCAAGTTCATTACTGTCGGATCCTTTTAGCAAAATCTGTTTAACAGTTAACATTTAAAGGGTCATTAACATTTAAATGAACAAgttttgtagtagtagtagtagtagtagtaccaAACAAAGTAAACAACAATTAAAACTGAAACCAACCGTAACGCCCATTCCCGGGTCAAGATACAATGGAGGCTTGTTTGGCTGACTTCTACCAGCAGCATCTTCTTGAAGATTATACGATTCACACTGCATCAACTCTTGGACACTCTTTGAAGACAACATTGGTGAGCCAGTAAAACGAGCAACCATTTCCAATTGATGTTGTGTTACTTCCTTAACTAAAATCGCCCGTTTTTCAAGGATATACTTCTGAAATTCATCGGAAACTTTTCCCTCAACCATGATAACACTTGGATTCAGCTTTTCTATCATCTCGAAAACTGTCGTCTCGATAACATACCCTCCTTTATTTTCCTCCTGGTTTAGCATATATGGTAACAGTAAGTATTCATTATTAGATTCGCACATATAGTAATAGTAAGTGTTTCTTTATTAAATTAAACTAAATTCTAGGTTAAATAAAGAAACAATAAAATGCACCTGAAAAAAAGACAACCCCCAACATTCGAGGGAACCCTTGATCAATAGCA
This genomic window from Rutidosis leptorrhynchoides isolate AG116_Rl617_1_P2 chromosome 2, CSIRO_AGI_Rlap_v1, whole genome shotgun sequence contains:
- the LOC139887888 gene encoding putative 1-phosphatidylinositol-3-phosphate 5-kinase FAB1D; the protein is MSRRYDKFVHGVLSPDEDQEFSNVDLLREIYNKNDEVMRGKLKSLVENCVDSSWVEFVTELSRKAASLLKLGKEFMIKSSCGKPEESKVIKGLVFDEYVAHEDMPKTLIKPKLLLIKGSLECWGLSFFQVHFIEENKGGYVIETTVFEMIEKLNPSVIMVEGKVSDEFQKYILEKRAILVKEVTQHQLEMVARFTGSPMLSSKSVQELMQCESYNLQEDAAGRSQPNKPPLYLDPGMGVTILLKGSDSNELERVKCALEYATMLAYHLRCEIPFYINHQVATTSATAAPNEIESYDPLVLKEILDTQTLLVLSSRFNVIKRKTCQQSISRIKFYSRSDVPLGIFLKDNLLHQNVVACGSCNEGPETHLYCYRHHNKEITIQVKSLHPEMLLPGQDEGNLWMWTGCDQCVTGSLKFSKRVSLSDTARSLSFGKFLELGFSNQSSWQVPLSGSGVCDHSSNYLVYFFGLGSKVAILRSSTVANVDYSVALPPWKVNSMVESLTGENADEHNVCTLIARALESMKCDAHSFESSSQPDRVISLSTSNSVGLLFHEDFLDLRDQFCGLSESDFIASLRRCENWDAKGGKSKAFFAKTLDGRFIVKEIQTTEFISFIKFGSRYFKYLNESYNSRKNSCLAKILGIYQVMNKERRETRNLMIMENVMYGRNVAKQYDLKGNLYNRYNAPAADGQGDVGLDQNFVNDMDANPLYVTTKAKDILGRAIRKDTAFLKV